Proteins found in one Maridesulfovibrio sp. genomic segment:
- a CDS encoding response regulator: MCSIKLLLVDDELDFLRTLGKRLSKRGNSVELAVSGEQALSLLETFEADVVLLDVKMPGMDGLTLLNLIKQKWPLIEVIMLTGHASVEVAIRGMELGAFDYMMKPVKFEKLYYKLEDAFRCKAHQEEIITAMAKNG, from the coding sequence ATGTGCTCCATCAAACTGCTTCTTGTTGACGATGAGTTGGATTTCCTCCGCACACTGGGCAAGCGGCTGAGTAAGCGCGGAAATTCAGTTGAACTGGCCGTATCAGGCGAACAGGCTCTCAGTCTGCTTGAAACCTTTGAGGCTGATGTGGTTCTACTCGATGTCAAAATGCCCGGTATGGACGGTCTGACCCTTCTTAATTTGATCAAGCAGAAATGGCCGCTGATTGAAGTCATTATGCTCACAGGACACGCCAGTGTCGAGGTCGCCATTAGAGGCATGGAGCTGGGAGCATTTGATTATATGATGAAACCGGTAAAATTCGAGAAGCTCTATTACAAATTAGAAGATGCCTTCAGATGCAAAGCGCATCAGGAGGAAATAATAACGGCAATGGCTAAGAACGG
- a CDS encoding response regulator: MTTEVIRVLLVDDETGFTDVLRKRLGKRGLDILTAVGGTTAIQILRKNDFDVAILDLKMEDMDGIEVLKIFKKMDPDMPVIMLTGHGSEKAAKEGVEYGAFDYLLKPCDLEELLEKIHQAVNH; the protein is encoded by the coding sequence ATGACTACTGAAGTGATCCGGGTCCTGCTTGTAGATGATGAAACCGGGTTTACCGATGTTTTGCGAAAACGTCTCGGGAAACGCGGTTTGGATATTCTTACTGCAGTCGGGGGCACCACAGCAATTCAGATTCTCAGGAAGAATGATTTTGATGTCGCGATTCTGGATCTAAAGATGGAAGACATGGATGGCATAGAGGTTCTCAAGATATTCAAAAAGATGGACCCGGACATGCCTGTGATCATGCTTACAGGGCACGGTTCGGAGAAAGCGGCCAAAGAGGGCGTGGAGTACGGTGCTTTTGATTATCTTTTAAAACCTTGTGATCTGGAAGAGTTACTCGAAAAAATTCATCAGGCTGTTAATCATTAA